The Manis pentadactyla isolate mManPen7 chromosome 12, mManPen7.hap1, whole genome shotgun sequence genome contains the following window.
CCCTGACCCACTTCTGGGCAGctgatctggctgaggagggccTGGTGCTCTTCCCTCTCTATAAAACGGGGTGCGGCAGCTTCCCGGGGCTTTGGCTGGACCACAGCAAGTCCTCAGGACAGCTGGCCTCCGCTCCTTTCCGCTCACCTCCAGCCCCGCCAGGCAGCCAGGGCACAACACCAGGCTTGCGCCGGAATCGGAAGGCCGTGGGCCTGGGCTGGCAACACCCTCAGCATTTAAAGCGCCCTTGCTGTCTGGCCCTGTGCTCACACCTGTAGAAACATCCTAAGAGCAAAACAGGGAGAGCTGGGCCTGCCGCTCAGTTGGGGAGGGACAGCAGATGAAGTACAGACACCAGACGAGGGCCACACGGCCGGGAGAGGCGGAGAGaagcagctgcagggacccagCGCGTGTGCAGGGACACACGGACCGGGTGCAAGGCCAGAAGGCCGGCTGGGTGAGGTCGGCTCGTGCTGCTGTGTCCTAGGGCATCCGTCCTGTTCCTTAAGTGCACACTGGCATTTCTAACAGATCCACTGATTCATTCTTCTAGCAAATTCCTACCTATTAAGATATGGAAGTAGCCAGGAGAAGACGGTGGCAAACCTGGCCCACTGCCTGGATCTGCACAGCCCAGGAGCTGAGATTGGTTTCTACACTTTGAAGccataaaacttttaaagaaaacaaccaaagaacaacATTTGGTGCCATGTGAAAGTtccatgaaattcaaatttcagtgtcaaaGCCACGGATCCTTTGTCCCCCTTGGGGCAGGGAGGCACTCTCGGGCTACAATGGCGAAGACAAGCAATCTGGCCTGAAAAGCTGAAAATACTGACTGGCCCTTCGCAGAAGCGCTGGCTGCCTGTCTAGACTAAGAATGACAGTGATGCCTGGTTCCCAGCATCACACACCAGCCCAGGGAGTGGGGGTGTCCCGGTTTTACAGACCACGAATGGGGATCCTGGCGGCTGAGCCCTGTGcccaggagagaggaagggacaggTGGAGGGGAAGCCAAGGGTGGAGTGTGAGTGGACATGGCCCAGtgcagggagggggcagcagggggTACCTGTCTGGGGGCGCCACCACCTCGGAGGGGCTGTGCGGGTACTGCTTGAAGCGCAGCTCGAAGGCTTGGCCCACAGTGCCGATGACGCTCCGGGCAAGGCCCCCGCAGCACTCCAGGATGTGGCAGGCTGGGGGGTGgatttgttatgcagcatcaGTGTGGCTTGGCTAGCAGACACTCTCCAGCCCACGGTGCCCCACCCACACTGCAGGGCCTCACCTCTCTGGTTGATGGGGTCCTTGGCCACATAGGCCACGTAATCTGTCATGTCCTGCAGAGAGGGGATGGGTAGGAGGGGTCAGCTGGTCCTGCCTGTGCCACCCACCTCCCAGCAATACAGTGGTGGGAGCCCAAGGGCATGGGCAGAGGGCCCACCCCCCACTCCTGGCCTTACCGTGTCACCGCCAGATGCAAAGGAGATTGACTGCATGTGGTGGTTGGCGATGATCTGGCCAGGGAGACACACAGTCAAGGGGCTGCCATTTTGGGGTAGGGCATACCTGGGGTTCGGGTCAATCACTATACCAGGGCCacagggagagggcaggaggggtgggatttGGGAATGGAGATGTCCCCTGACTGGGCAGGACTCAGGGGCCCACGGCCACacagccatgtgtgtgtgggaACAAGTCCACCCCTCACTGGTGAGCACCCTCACACATGCATGCACCAGACATCCAACAGACATGCTGACACGTCCCCCAGAAATGTACAGATGCACAGGTGCACACGGataaacacagagacacagaacACAGTCCCCATGTGAGCCACACCCTGGCACACACTCACAGGCACACCTtcatctgcacacacacactctcccacacagactcacacaccaACATGCCCAGAGGCACAACAACTCACATGTACACTCAGTCTCAAGCCCACCTTCACAGCCTGACACATCACACTGCCACACAGACACCCAGGCATAGCACACTTGCCTgatacacatgtgcacatatatacacactcaccCCGTGCAGCCGTGGACCTACCAGGGGCTCCTGACTCAGCACCATCAACCTCACCAACGTCACCAGCATGCTGTGTGCATGCTCATTTACATCCACTTGCTCATTTGCATGCTCCTCTGCATGCTCATTTACACTCACTTGCTCATTTGCATTACTTTGCATCATTCGCTCATTTGCATTCTTATTTTGCATGCTCATTTACATTCACTAATTCGTTTGCATCCACATGCCACCACCTGTTGCTGTGCCTGGTGCTCATGTCTGTCTACAACCCCAATGGCCAGCAGTGACAGGTCCAGGCAGGGCCAAGTCAGTGCTCCTGCTGCCCCCCAGGCCCCCGCAGAtcaccctggcccctggccccgcTTGCATGGCCCCCACAGCTGCACAGGTCAATGCTCCTACTGGACCACACATCACAGCACTTCCCTGAAAAACTTCGCAGAACCACAGTGCTGTCTGGACACATCCCAACCCCTTGCCATGATCCTCGCTGACCTTTCCAGCTCAAACCTCTACCCAAGATGCCCTCTCCTCACCTCCTCACTCAGTGCCAACATCactgcctccaggaagccctccatgGTGCCCTTGATAGGTCCCAGTGGCCTGTGCATGCTCACAACCCTTGCCTCACAATGCTTCTCAGAATTTGTAATTATTCCCTCATTTTTGCATTATATTTTGGTAGTCTGTTTTCACCTTCAACACTGCAGGCCAGGGACTGGGTCCTCTTCTGGGGATGGGCCTTCCTGGGCACTGTGGGGGCTGAGCAGCCTCCCTGGCCCCAGCCACTTGATGCCAGGAGCTCCCCCAGATTGCCAATTGAGGGACGCCCATGGGCAGCCAGTGTTCCTCCTGGGCTCCTGGCTCAGGGTGAGGTCTCAGCATGTTCTCCAGGCGGGCACATTCACACCAATGCCCACGTGACACAGCCCTGCACCCACCTCCCCTCCAGGCTTCCCCAGGGAGTCCAGTGACCCTGTCCTGCAAGGAGGCCAGGGGTGAGGACGGGGGTGGCAGCACTCACCTGGCGCGTGGCAGGCACCGAGAGGTTGAGACCATCAATGGAGATGCTGACGGCGATGCTCATGCCAGCGAAGCGCAGATTGCTTTTGCCCAGGATTGAGGCCAGCGCCTTGTTGGGGGCCTGGGAGCAGGACAGAGGGCAGCCTGGGCTCTGAGATGGGCGGTACCGCAGGGGGGCCCAGGGTCTGAGGATGGTCATGGTGCCCCTCTGGCTCCAACCACACCCACCAGCACCACTCGGGGACCACAAGCCTCTGACCCACCTTCTTCTTCCAGGAGCCCCGGACCCCGGGCACTGCCTCATGGAGCCGGTTGATGGCTTCTCTATGgggggaaggtggggaggaggcTTAGAGagctggcaggggagggggcaggagatCAGAGGGGTGGAGAGGGGAAGATGGCGGGCTCCctgcagagaggaggagggaaccAGGGGCACGGAGTGGGGCTCCTCGGGGCCCCTAGCCCCTGTCCAGCTGCATCGGGCAGACACCCCTAGCTCTCTGCCTCACACCCCTTCTCAGTGACCTCATATCCCTGGGCCACAGCTTGACCCAAAGGCCGGGGGGACAGACTTGGGGGACCGACACAGCTGCTGAGCCTAGACCCTAAGTTATGTGACCCTCCCAGAGGATGACCTCTGCTCTGGGCTCCCAACAGTGGCAGGAGGTGACCCCCTACAAACAGTATGGGCGAGACCCCTGTGAATCAGGAATTGGTTGGGATAGGAGGGACAGCCAGTAGGCGCCACAGACCACGACTCAGACATGATGTGTCCCTGCCCACCCGCCTGACCTCTCGCCCAGCCCAGCACTGTCCCAAACTGGGAAGCAGATGAGAACCGTCACTGAGTCCCCACCCTGAAAGTCACCCCTATGCCTGCAACTGTCCCCCCTCACCAAGCCCAGCTGGGTCAAGCTGAGAAGAGCCCCCAGTTGGCCTGAGCCCCAGGCACCCAGCTGCCCCATCTTGAAGACTCACCTGGTGACTTGGGTGCGAGTGTTGAAGTCCAGGGAGCGCATGGAGCGGAGGACTTCAATGCAGCCCATGTACTGAGGGGAGAGGGGCCAGGTCAGCAGGGGACCCATGGCCCCACGGTCCAATCCCAGGCCCCAGATCTCCTCACCCTCCTCTCCTGCCACCCGCCAGCTCCAGCCCTTCCCTGTCTGGACAGTGCAGGCTtgctgcctcagggcctctgcaccTGCTCTCCGCACTTCTATTTAGCCAGCTCCTTCCTGCCAGAAGGCTCCGTGGCAGCTCCCCAGAGCCACCTTCCCCGCTTGGCTCTGAGCAAGCCGTTCACGGAAGCTCTAGCTCGTGGCAGCCTGTCTAGCCATCTGCACAGTCCTGGATGGCAGTGACCTTCCACACCTCTGcaccccagagcccagcacagggcTGAGAGCACATTGGCAGAGGCCATCAAGCGCAAAGCATTGACTGTCTGCCCCTTTTCCTAAAGCACAGAAAGACAATTCAGAACCCCGAGCCACCCCTGCCCAGACCACCATCTCCACGGAGAGGAATCCAGAACCCAAGGGACAGAGGAGGTGGAAGTCACCATCAGGGCTCCCACGAGGCCCCAAGCAAATGATGGCCTGGAGCACCCTTCCAACATGGCAGGATGCCCCACGTGTGTGCAGGGCCGTGTGGTAGTGTGGCTCCTGGGAGTCCATAGGACCAACGTAAAGAACAGGTGCGTCCACAGACAGAACGTGGGTTTGAGggtgccagggcctggggagggggtgaggagtGAGCTGCGGGGGCAGTTTACCTCTACAGGATGGAATGTTCCAGAACCAGACAGAGGTCATGGCTGCACAACACTGCGGATGCACTAAATGCTCCTcagttgttcttttttaaaatacttaattttgTTATATGAAGtttgaaaataataaacacaCAAAGGCATTGACCTTGAACCTCATTTTCAGCACTatcccacagacacaccagccCATGGGCCACTGACACGTCCAAGTTACTGTGGGGGACCGATGCCCGCCCTTCCTTAGGGGCCCCATGCCCCAGGCAGGACTGAAGCTGAGAAACAGGAGGCCAGGTACTACCCCCGGGCTCCCTCCTGCCATGTTCAGCTGCCGTGCACAACAGCCCTCCCTGAGAGGCCTGCCTCCCTCGGTGTCCCCAAAGGTAGGCCCTGAGTGCACACCCCTCGCTTCCCTCTGGGACTCGCAGCCCTGAACAAATTAGCAAGAAGCTGGAGACACTCTAAAACTCAACACAGGAAGGGTTGCAAGATCCAGTACAGGACGCCAGTTAAGTTAGAACTTCCAATAAAACgataaatattttcttagaataaGCATGTCCCAAATAGTGCATGGGACATACTAACATTGAAAATCATTTGTATTCATTGGAACTTTAAATTTACGTGGACATCCTGTATTTCTGCTCAAGCTGGACAGATCGTGGTACTTGGGATGGAAGAGTAGCAGttgtaaaagaaaacaagaaaatttgTGAGCATCTGTGTGATGCAGCATTAAGTAGCAAGAGTGGTGTGCAAACAGATAGACTTGTATGGACACAGGGCCCAGGAGCAAGGCAGACTTGCGTGGGTGAGCAGTTCTAGCACGACACGGTGGCTGGAGTCACTGCTTCCAACTCCACTGGGTGTAACCCCAGAAGCGGAGCCGCTGGCCCACATGGTGATTCTTTTTGGCATGGTGTTAATACACACTGAATCTAATGAAACTACCATGTGTATTGACAGAAGACTTTTATTTTGTGTTGTTAGAATGCAGCAAGAGGTGCCCATTATTTCAGAGTCTCAGGCTGGCAGCAGCTCCAGCGCGGTGTTTCGGCGGCTGAAGTAACAACCTGTTTCTGTAGCTGCTGTGTGGACGCGGCTGTCGAGAAGATACCAGCTCCTGTCTGCGTCACCATGCTCTGAAAGCAGCACAGCCCACACACTGACGTCCTGAAATGTATTCTAAGTTACTGTGAATTGCTATCATTGTGCTTCTCCTTTCTACTGCTCTTCTGTTACATCAGATCGGTTTTAAGAGGAAATGTACAGGTAGGTGTTCCATATATTTGAAGTTCAGTTCGGGGTGAAGGGTTATCAAATACGGATTATAAATAAGAAGTGGTTAATCTAACAGGATTGAAAACAATTGCCTTAAGCTGGAGGTTCCAAAACAGGAGCGGGTGTTGGAATCAACCAGAAGGCTTGTAAAACGTCAATAGCTGGGCCCACCCCCAAAGTTTCTGACTCCGCAGGTCTGGGCTGGAACCTTAGAATGTGCATTTATAACAAGTTCCCAGATGTCTGAGGATCACACTCTGCTCATTGCTAGTTTAAACCAACTTGGTGACCCCATTTCTCCTACCACAAATGGAGTTTGCCATTTCCAGTCAACAAGGTGTTGGCAGTAAGAATAGTGAGGAGTATCTTAcaaagagacccaaggaagacatggTCTTCTTTTCTTCCAGTGATTATGGCTGGATCTGCATACGATTCCTGGTGCTCTGGCTGCCACTTTGTGACCATGAGGATAGCCAAGTCAGCACGCCAAAGATGCAGTGCAAAAAGATGGAAAGACCTGGGTCTTCAGGGATATTGTCATTGAATTAATACACTCTGGAGCCACCCTACCCCTGACCTTCAAGGAAGGAATTGCGTTTGCCCCTAAAGACATCTTAACTCAGTTAACCTCTTGCAGTTCCCTTGCACATCACCAGCACGTGAGAACCATTCTCCAGGCAAGACTGGGTCACAAGAAGCCCTTGCATTTCATTGACATGTGTGCAGAGTTGAGCTCGAATCACCAGGCCTGGGCCACCTGGGCAGGGTCCCCATGGCGCCATCAACAAAGCTGGGTATTGCATTTTTAAACCTCTCATGAGGACCTCATGAGAGGACGTGAGTGAGCACACCTCAGAAATTAGAAACATCTTATTAGTGGGACTTTTGTGAAAGAAGAGCAGCATGTCCAAATAGTAGCCGTAGGAGGAAAACAGGGGCAGCCGCCTGCAGAGCAAGGTACAGACTCTGGCTTCTCCCTGGTCCAGGTTCACTTTGTTTACAGCCAAATTTTGCTCAGATATCTACCCCTTCAGATGAGATCCCCCAATCAGGGATAAACACAACTGGGCAGACCAACAGGGTAACATGGGCCTCATGTGACTAACCACTTGAATTTaactaaaaatcaagaaaaattaaaatttagttttctggtcgcattagccacatttcaaaagGCTCAGTGGCTACCACATTGGACAGCATGGATCTAGAACATTCCATGGTTGCACAAAGTTCCTTTGGGCAGTGAGGTCTAGGTTGGTCACACACCAGTTTAGGGAAAGTCGGGGGACACCAGTCTGGCCAGTGTGACAACAGCTGGGGAGTTCCAGGGGAGGTTTCCTTATTCATAAAGGGACCCCACAGGAAGAGGACTCTTTTCTGCAGGACAATGGGACAGGTGGTGCCTTGGCTGCCGTTTGCCACCTGGAGAGGAACCAATCTAAGACAgagaagtcactgtccatttccTGGCGCTGCGGTAACAACACACCATCAGCTGAGTGGCTTAAAACTACAGaagtttattctctcacagtctggaggccagaggtctCGAGGTATCCACAAGGCGAAGGTGCCTCTTAAGTCTTTGGGGAGACATCCCACctcctccagcttctggtggtggtGAGGAGGGCAGCGGCGCTTGGCATCCCTTGGCATCCCTTGGCATCCAGGCGCATCATTCCAGGCTCTGCCCCTGTCATCAGGTGGCCTCTCCCGTCCATGTCTGTGTCCAcagtttcctcttcttataaggacacatcATTGCGTTAGGGCCAGCTGCTCCaggatgacctcattttaacttgattacctctgcaaagaccctatttccaaaaaagGCCAATCTGCGGGTTCCCATGGACATGAATGCTGGGGGAACACTAATCAACCCAGTACCAGGAGAGCAGGGACAAGACGTGCCCAGGACTGGGGAACAGGAAGCAAAGACACAAcctaatgcacacacacaaacttccAGGATCCTGGTCCCAAAAAGCCAAGTGAGGGGAGGTGAACGCTGCCGAGCGTTCGCTGATGTTCTGGAATCAGCGAGCTACGGGTGCGCAGCAGGGCGGCTGTCTGGGGAAGCAGGCACCTCACGGGGGTGTGGCAAGGGGCAGCGCCCTTCCTAACCTCTACCGGGACAGAGACGGTGCCGGTGCCGGCGACGCGTTCCTCCGACCTTTCTGTGCATTGGAAACGCTCAGGATAAAAAGTCGGGGTGCCTAAAGACACGTTTCTCCACACCACATCCGAAGCCCCGGGGTCTCACGTCGCAAATTCTGGGGTCTGGCTGGGCGCCGGGCCCTTTCCAGATGCCGTTTCCCTGCGCCCCCCACCTCGGGCCAAGTCTTGGCAGGTTCCTATTCTGCCGCCGGCAAAGGAGCTTTAACGGGGTCCGGGGCACCCGAGGCCCCCACCGCGTCCTCACTCCCCAGATTCCCGCCCACCCGGAATTGGGGAGCCGGCCCTGCGCATGCGTGCAGCCCACCCACCTGCCGCCCtctccccgccccgccccacgTGACGCCGTGGGAACCCGGACCCCAGCGCCTCCCAGCTAGGGGCGGCCGCGGAGCACCAGCTGGAGGTGGGGGTCCGGGCGGCGGGGAGAGGAGGAAGGACGGGGGGAGAGACTCGGCTCTCACGGCCGGGGCGTCCTAGAGAACGAAGTGGGGGAAGGGAGCCGCAGTCTCCAACCGGGGGATTCCGGGAGGACCGGGTCCCGGGGGTCCGGCCGGCGCACTCACCCGCACGATGTAGGAGACCCCGGGCCCCAGGACCCTGGCGTCTGGGTGCAGCCAGCCGTGCGCCGGCTTGTGGATGAAGCTGCCTTTGCCGATCCACTCGGCCGCAGCGGCGTCCGGGGGCCCAGCAGCACCCCGCGCGCCCCGCGGCCCACGCGCCCCGGCGGCCCGGCAGCGGCTGAGCGCCGGCAGTGGGCAGGATGCGGTGCAGCGCGGCTCGCAGGCGCCCAGGACCGCGGCCGCCAGAGCCGGGACGCTACCAGGGCCGGCCGGCTCGGGTTGGGGGTCGGCGCCCCCCGTGGCCCCCTCGCcccccgccgcccgcgccgccgccggGCCGCGGCCCAGGAAGCCGGCGGGAGCCGCGAACTTCCACTGCGGCATGCGCGGCAGCAGCGCGCAGAAGGTGGTGGGCGCCTCGGGCTCTGGGGGCGCAGGGGGCGCGGGGGACGCGCGCCCGCCGGGACCCTGCGTCATGGCCGCGGCCGCCCGACCGAGCCCGACCGGGCGCTGCGCCTGGCGCGGAGGAGGCCCTCCGCTCCCTCCCGTTCCTCCCCGCCCCCGGCCCGGTGATGTCATCCTCCCGGCCCAGCGCGCAGCCGCGGGGGGCTGCGCCCCTGGGACCCCGGCCCTCAGCCTCCCGGCGCCTGGCGGGGAGGCTGGGGAAAATGAGGCCCGCCGAGGGCTCGGGCTGACTGGGTTCCGGTAGCCAGGGAGGAAGAGATGCTGCCAACCCAGGACCCGGGCAGCGACCCCCTGCTTTACCCCAACGCGTTGCCTTCAAGTTCCTAGAAGTACACACGTGGGGGGACTTCGAAAtcacctcccttcttccctttttgACGGGTAAACTGAGGCCGGGAGGAGGCAGAGGCGTGGTCAGGGAAGGAGAGAGCCCCAAACCCTAAGGCCAACcccctccctcactcccttccTGCTGTTCCAGCCGGGAGGTACTTGGAAATCGCGCCCTGCTCTACTTCCTAAGGAGGGAAAGGGGTGCGCGCAAGGACGTGGCAGAGGCCCGGACCCAGGAGTGCCCACCCTGGCTAAGGGTCGGTAACCGAGTCCCTCGTCTGCTGCAtcacctgggcctcagtttctcaggCTGTAAGCCAGGGGCACGTCCCAGAGGGTCAAGGGGGCCCTCACTTCTGGGGAGCCCTGTTCAGCATCGACCCAACTTAACTCGGCCCTCGGTCTCCCAGGCCCGCCTGCCCATCTGGCCCCAGCCTCTCGGTCTCCCACCCAAGCCCAGGGGTGGATTCCTTCTGCACCCGGACGAGCTGTCACGGTCACCCAGCGCCCGGCCCAGCCCCCGCCACAGCCCCAGGCACGGCTGACTGCCGGGAAACAAAGGGAGGGGGCTGCGGCGTgcgggcaggtggggaaggaggggcgAGGCCTCCTGGAGCCGATCGATAAATCAGAGAAATGAGATCACGTCCCGGCCGGTGGAGGAGGCGAGGGCGGTGGAGAGGGGGGCGCGGCCGCGATTGGCCAGCGGGTGCGGTGGGGCCAGTGGCGTTGCGCGCGCGCCTGCGTCTGCGGCTCCGGGCAAGCCGCGTACGGAGGGCGTCACCGTGGGTCTGCGCGGGGTACCGCTCCTCCGGGCCCAGGTCCGCCATCTGAACGTGTGTCTACTGTGGTCCGCATAGACGTGGACTGTATGAGGGCTGTGCGGTGCGTATTGTGTGCAGATTTAAACATGGGTTGTGCGCGTGGAGAAAGCTTCTGGGGTCCCTCCAAATGTGTGTGTAGGGGTCCTGGTGCGTCcaggtgtgtgtggtggtggcggcgAGGTCCTGGTGTGGATGACTGGTTGGGGAAAGAAGCATGTGTTGGTTAGGGCCCCCAGGCCAAGGAGGCTGCTGATGCCCACCCAGGACTCCTCTGGGTGCAGCCTGCAGCTGCCCTGCGGGCCGTCTCCTCCAGGGAGACGCAGTCGCAGTCTGTCC
Protein-coding sequences here:
- the SHC2 gene encoding SHC-transforming protein 2 isoform X1; its protein translation is MTSPGRGRGGTGGSGGPPPRQAQRPVGLGRAAAAMTQGPGGRASPAPPAPPEPEAPTTFCALLPRMPQWKFAAPAGFLGRGPAAARAAGGEGATGGADPQPEPAGPGSVPALAAAVLGACEPRCTASCPLPALSRCRAAGARGPRGARGAAGPPDAAAAEWIGKGSFIHKPAHGWLHPDARVLGPGVSYIVRYMGCIEVLRSMRSLDFNTRTQVTREAINRLHEAVPGVRGSWKKKAPNKALASILGKSNLRFAGMSIAVSISIDGLNLSVPATRQIIANHHMQSISFASGGDTDMTDYVAYVAKDPINQRACHILECCGGLARSVIGTVGQAFELRFKQYPHSPSEVVAPPDRLTGLEESAWGDEEDPEHNYYNSIPGKEPPVGGLVDSRLALTQPCALWALGQGASPARRDACGLQWDLGPSGMAPPGDGYVQADARGPRDYEDHLYVNTQGLDAPEPLQPEDSPTKDLFDMRPFEDALKLHERSVAAGAVAAPPPVEDQWPSPPTRRAPIAPTEEQLRQEPWYHGQMSRRAAERLLRADGDFLVRDSVTNPGQYVLTGMHAGQPKHLLLVDPEGVVRTKDVLFESISHLIDYHLQNGQPIVAAESELHLRGAVKREP
- the SHC2 gene encoding SHC-transforming protein 2 isoform X2; this translates as MTSPGRGRGGTGGSGGPPPRQAQRPVGLGRAAAAMTQGPGGRASPAPPAPPEPEAPTTFCALLPRMPQWKFAAPAGFLGRGPAAARAAGGEGATGGADPQPEPAGPGSVPALAAAVLGACEPRCTASCPLPALSRCRAAGARGPRGARGAAGPPDAAAAEWIGKGSFIHKPAHGWLHPDARVLGPGVSYIVRYMGCIEVLRSMRSLDFNTRTQVTREAINRLHEAVPGVRGSWKKKAPNKALASILGKSNLRFAGMSIAVSISIDGLNLSVPATRQIIANHHMQSISFASGGDTDMTDYVAYVAKDPINQRACHILECCGGLARSVIGTVGQAFELRFKQYPHSPSEVVAPPDRLTGLEESAWGDEEDPEHNYYNSIPGKEPPVGGLVDSRLALTQPCALWALGQGASPARRDACGLQWDLGPSAPPGDGYVQADARGPRDYEDHLYVNTQGLDAPEPLQPEDSPTKDLFDMRPFEDALKLHERSVAAGAVAAPPPVEDQWPSPPTRRAPIAPTEEQLRQEPWYHGQMSRRAAERLLRADGDFLVRDSVTNPGQYVLTGMHAGQPKHLLLVDPEGVVRTKDVLFESISHLIDYHLQNGQPIVAAESELHLRGAVKREP